A region from the Canis lupus baileyi chromosome 27, mCanLup2.hap1, whole genome shotgun sequence genome encodes:
- the VPS37B gene encoding vacuolar protein sorting-associated protein 37B isoform X1 codes for MAGAGSEARFAGLSLMQLNELLEDEGQLAEMVQKMEETQNVQLNKEMTLASNRSLAEGNLLYQPQLDALKARLTQKYQELQVLFEAYQIKKTKLDKQSSSASLETLLALLQAEGAKIEEDTENMAEKFLDGELPLDSFIDVYQSQRKLAHTRRVKIEKLQELVLKGQRLPQASAPAPLLPRVPEPAPAAPLPYPTSEASGPPSVLPRRIPPPPPPVPAGRLATPFTTAMASGPTLPYPGSQCPPLPPRTGLPPQQGFSAQFMSPYPPALPQRPPPRLPPHQPGFILQ; via the exons ATGGCGGGCGCCGGGAGCGAAGCCCGGTTTGCCGGGCTGTCGCTGATGCAGCTGAACGAGCTGCTGGAGGACGAGGGGCAGCTGGCGGAGATGGTGCAGAAGATGGAGGAG ACGCAGAACGTTCAGCTTAACAAGGAAATGACGCTCGCCAGCAACCGGAGCCTGGCAGAAGGAAACCTTCTGTACCAGCCCCAACTGGATGCCCTGAAAGCACGTTTGACCCAAAAATACCAGGAACTCCAGGTTCTCTTCGAAGCCTATCAGATAAAGAAGACCAAGTTAG ATAAGCAGTCTAGCAGCGCTTCCTTGGAGACCCTGCTGGCACTTCTTCAGGCAGAAGGGGCCAAGATTGAGGAAGACACTGAG AACATGGCTGAGAAGTTTCTCGATGGAGAGCTTCCTCTGGATTCCTTCATCGATGTCTATCAAAGCCAGCGGAAACTGGCCCACACACGAAGAGTGAAAATCGAGAAGCTCCAGGAGCTGGTGCTGAAGGGGCAGAGACTCCCGCAGGCCTCGGCGCCAGCCCCGCTGCTGCCCAGGGTGCCCGagccagcccctgcagcccccctgCCCTACCCTACCTCAGAGGCCAGTGGGCCCCCCTCCGTGCTACCTCGGCGCATCCCCCCACCACCGCCCCCGGTGCCTGCAGGACGTTTGGCCACGCCATTTACCACCGCCATGGCCTCAGGACCCACCCTTCCGTACCCAGGATCACAgtgccctcctctgcccccccgCACGGGCCTGCCCCCCCAGCAAGGATTCTCTGCACAGTTCATGTCTCCATACCCACCCGCTCTTCCCCAGAGACCCCCGCCCCGGCTGCCTCCACACCAGCCAGGCTTCATCCTCCAGTGA
- the VPS37B gene encoding vacuolar protein sorting-associated protein 37B isoform X2, with protein MKRLHILAAISRRFHFGSIAVEHSLHTQNVQLNKEMTLASNRSLAEGNLLYQPQLDALKARLTQKYQELQVLFEAYQIKKTKLDKQSSSASLETLLALLQAEGAKIEEDTENMAEKFLDGELPLDSFIDVYQSQRKLAHTRRVKIEKLQELVLKGQRLPQASAPAPLLPRVPEPAPAAPLPYPTSEASGPPSVLPRRIPPPPPPVPAGRLATPFTTAMASGPTLPYPGSQCPPLPPRTGLPPQQGFSAQFMSPYPPALPQRPPPRLPPHQPGFILQ; from the exons ATGAAAAGGCTTCATATCCTTGCTGCCATTTCAAGAAGATTCCACTTTGGTTCAATAGCTGTGGAGCACTCACTACAT ACGCAGAACGTTCAGCTTAACAAGGAAATGACGCTCGCCAGCAACCGGAGCCTGGCAGAAGGAAACCTTCTGTACCAGCCCCAACTGGATGCCCTGAAAGCACGTTTGACCCAAAAATACCAGGAACTCCAGGTTCTCTTCGAAGCCTATCAGATAAAGAAGACCAAGTTAG ATAAGCAGTCTAGCAGCGCTTCCTTGGAGACCCTGCTGGCACTTCTTCAGGCAGAAGGGGCCAAGATTGAGGAAGACACTGAG AACATGGCTGAGAAGTTTCTCGATGGAGAGCTTCCTCTGGATTCCTTCATCGATGTCTATCAAAGCCAGCGGAAACTGGCCCACACACGAAGAGTGAAAATCGAGAAGCTCCAGGAGCTGGTGCTGAAGGGGCAGAGACTCCCGCAGGCCTCGGCGCCAGCCCCGCTGCTGCCCAGGGTGCCCGagccagcccctgcagcccccctgCCCTACCCTACCTCAGAGGCCAGTGGGCCCCCCTCCGTGCTACCTCGGCGCATCCCCCCACCACCGCCCCCGGTGCCTGCAGGACGTTTGGCCACGCCATTTACCACCGCCATGGCCTCAGGACCCACCCTTCCGTACCCAGGATCACAgtgccctcctctgcccccccgCACGGGCCTGCCCCCCCAGCAAGGATTCTCTGCACAGTTCATGTCTCCATACCCACCCGCTCTTCCCCAGAGACCCCCGCCCCGGCTGCCTCCACACCAGCCAGGCTTCATCCTCCAGTGA
- the VPS37B gene encoding vacuolar protein sorting-associated protein 37B isoform X3: MGNQEEVTARAQAQSRKASTGQTLTQNVQLNKEMTLASNRSLAEGNLLYQPQLDALKARLTQKYQELQVLFEAYQIKKTKLDKQSSSASLETLLALLQAEGAKIEEDTENMAEKFLDGELPLDSFIDVYQSQRKLAHTRRVKIEKLQELVLKGQRLPQASAPAPLLPRVPEPAPAAPLPYPTSEASGPPSVLPRRIPPPPPPVPAGRLATPFTTAMASGPTLPYPGSQCPPLPPRTGLPPQQGFSAQFMSPYPPALPQRPPPRLPPHQPGFILQ, encoded by the exons ATGGGGAATCAGGAAGAAGTGACAGCAAGAGCACAGGCCCAGAGCAGGAAAGCAAGCACAGGACAGACTTTG ACGCAGAACGTTCAGCTTAACAAGGAAATGACGCTCGCCAGCAACCGGAGCCTGGCAGAAGGAAACCTTCTGTACCAGCCCCAACTGGATGCCCTGAAAGCACGTTTGACCCAAAAATACCAGGAACTCCAGGTTCTCTTCGAAGCCTATCAGATAAAGAAGACCAAGTTAG ATAAGCAGTCTAGCAGCGCTTCCTTGGAGACCCTGCTGGCACTTCTTCAGGCAGAAGGGGCCAAGATTGAGGAAGACACTGAG AACATGGCTGAGAAGTTTCTCGATGGAGAGCTTCCTCTGGATTCCTTCATCGATGTCTATCAAAGCCAGCGGAAACTGGCCCACACACGAAGAGTGAAAATCGAGAAGCTCCAGGAGCTGGTGCTGAAGGGGCAGAGACTCCCGCAGGCCTCGGCGCCAGCCCCGCTGCTGCCCAGGGTGCCCGagccagcccctgcagcccccctgCCCTACCCTACCTCAGAGGCCAGTGGGCCCCCCTCCGTGCTACCTCGGCGCATCCCCCCACCACCGCCCCCGGTGCCTGCAGGACGTTTGGCCACGCCATTTACCACCGCCATGGCCTCAGGACCCACCCTTCCGTACCCAGGATCACAgtgccctcctctgcccccccgCACGGGCCTGCCCCCCCAGCAAGGATTCTCTGCACAGTTCATGTCTCCATACCCACCCGCTCTTCCCCAGAGACCCCCGCCCCGGCTGCCTCCACACCAGCCAGGCTTCATCCTCCAGTGA